The Acidimicrobiales bacterium genome window below encodes:
- a CDS encoding ferredoxin, whose product MRVVVDYDLCESNALCMGVAPEVFEVREDDNLYILNEQPPEEMRDKVEQAVRLCPKAAISIED is encoded by the coding sequence ATGCGGGTAGTAGTCGACTATGACCTCTGCGAGAGCAACGCCCTCTGCATGGGCGTGGCACCCGAGGTCTTCGAGGTGCGAGAGGACGACAACCTCTACATCCTGAACGAGCAGCCGCCAGAGGAGATGAGGGACAAGGTCGAGCAGGCCGTGCGGCTCTGCCCCAAGGCCGCCATCTCGATCGAGGACTGA